Proteins from a genomic interval of Streptomyces sp. NBC_01445:
- a CDS encoding NfeD family protein produces MADIDAWVWWLIGAAALGIPLVITAMPEFGMLSAGAVAGAVTAGLGGGMVMQVLVFAAVSVALIAVVRPIAARHSAGRPVLATGIEALKGKQAVVVERVDGSGGRIKLAGEIWSARSLDDSESYEPGRQVDVVDIEGATAIVV; encoded by the coding sequence GTGGCAGACATCGACGCATGGGTGTGGTGGCTGATCGGGGCGGCCGCGCTCGGAATCCCCCTCGTCATCACCGCGATGCCCGAATTCGGCATGCTCTCCGCCGGCGCCGTCGCGGGCGCCGTGACCGCCGGCCTCGGCGGCGGGATGGTGATGCAGGTTCTTGTCTTCGCCGCGGTCTCGGTCGCGCTCATCGCCGTCGTACGGCCCATCGCGGCCCGCCACAGCGCCGGGCGGCCCGTGCTCGCCACCGGAATCGAGGCCCTGAAGGGCAAACAGGCCGTCGTCGTCGAACGCGTCGACGGCAGTGGTGGCCGCATCAAGCTGGCCGGAGAGATCTGGTCCGCCCGCTCACTCGACGATTCCGAGAGCTACGAGCCGGGCCGTCAGGTCGACGTCGTCGACATCGAGGGAGCCACCGCGATCGTTGTGTGA
- a CDS encoding ABC transporter ATP-binding protein yields MSDVLELVDVSVVREGRALVDQVSWSVKEGERWVILGPNGAGKTTLLNVASSYLFPSQGTATILGETLGKPGTDVFELRPRIGVAGIALAEKLPKRQTVLQTVLTAAYGMTAGWHEDYEDIDEQRARAFLDRLGMSDFLDRKFGTLSEGERKRTLIARALMTDPELLLLDEPAAGLDLGGREDLVRRLGRLARDPIAPSMIMVTHHVEEIAPGFTHVLMIRQGKVLAAGPLELELTSRNLSLCFGLPLVVEQRGERWSAQGLPLG; encoded by the coding sequence ATGAGCGATGTACTGGAGCTGGTGGACGTATCCGTGGTCCGCGAGGGCCGGGCTCTGGTGGACCAGGTCTCCTGGTCGGTCAAGGAAGGTGAGCGCTGGGTCATCCTCGGCCCGAACGGCGCCGGCAAGACGACCCTCCTGAACGTCGCCTCCAGCTACCTCTTCCCCAGCCAGGGCACCGCCACGATCCTCGGCGAGACCCTCGGCAAGCCCGGCACCGACGTCTTCGAGCTGCGTCCGCGCATCGGCGTCGCCGGCATCGCGCTCGCCGAGAAGCTCCCCAAGCGCCAGACGGTCCTGCAGACGGTCCTCACCGCCGCGTACGGCATGACCGCCGGCTGGCACGAGGACTACGAGGACATCGACGAGCAGCGCGCCCGCGCGTTCCTCGACCGCCTCGGCATGAGCGACTTCCTGGACCGCAAGTTCGGCACGCTCTCCGAGGGCGAGCGCAAGCGCACCCTGATCGCCCGCGCCCTGATGACCGACCCCGAGCTCCTCCTCCTCGACGAGCCCGCCGCCGGTCTCGACCTCGGCGGCCGCGAGGACCTCGTACGCCGCCTCGGCCGCCTCGCCCGCGACCCGATCGCCCCCTCGATGATCATGGTCACGCACCATGTCGAGGAGATCGCCCCCGGCTTCACGCACGTCCTCATGATCCGCCAGGGCAAGGTCCTCGCCGCGGGCCCGCTGGAGCTGGAGCTGACCTCCCGCAACCTCTCCCTCTGCTTCGGCCTCCCGCTCGTCGTCGAGCAGCGAGGCGAGCGCTGGAGCGCGCAGGGCCTCCCGCTCGGCTGA
- a CDS encoding SPFH domain-containing protein, which yields MSAIIIVLIILVVLVFIALIKTIQVIPQASAAIVERFGRYTRTLNAGLNIVVPFIDSIRNRIDLREQVVPFPPQPVITQDNLVVNIDTVIYYQVTDARAATYEVASYIQAIEQLTVTTLRNIIGGMDLERTLTSREEINAALRGVLDEATGKWGIRVNRVELKAIEPPTSIQDSMEKQMRADRDKRAAILTAEGIRQSQILTAEGEKQSAILRAEGEAKAAALRAEGEAQAIRTVFESIHAGDADQKLLAYQYLQMLPKIAEGDANKLWIVPSEIGDALKGLSGAMGNFGPMGGGSAPAGAERREQPPID from the coding sequence ATGTCAGCGATCATCATCGTCCTGATCATTCTGGTGGTGCTGGTCTTCATCGCCCTGATCAAGACCATTCAAGTCATCCCGCAGGCAAGCGCTGCGATCGTCGAACGCTTCGGCCGCTACACCCGCACACTGAACGCGGGCCTGAACATCGTCGTCCCGTTCATCGACTCGATCCGTAACCGCATCGACCTGCGCGAACAGGTCGTGCCCTTCCCGCCCCAGCCGGTGATCACCCAGGACAACCTGGTCGTGAACATCGACACCGTCATCTATTACCAGGTGACCGATGCCCGCGCCGCGACCTACGAGGTCGCCAGCTACATCCAGGCCATCGAGCAGCTCACCGTCACCACCCTGCGCAACATCATCGGCGGCATGGACCTTGAGCGGACCCTGACCTCCCGCGAAGAGATCAACGCGGCCCTGCGCGGCGTCCTCGACGAGGCCACCGGCAAGTGGGGCATCCGCGTCAACCGAGTCGAGCTCAAGGCGATCGAGCCGCCCACCTCCATCCAGGACTCGATGGAGAAGCAGATGCGCGCCGACCGCGACAAGCGCGCCGCGATCCTCACCGCCGAAGGTATCCGCCAGTCGCAGATCCTCACCGCCGAAGGTGAGAAGCAGTCCGCGATCCTGCGTGCCGAAGGTGAGGCCAAGGCCGCCGCCCTGCGCGCAGAGGGCGAGGCCCAGGCCATCCGTACGGTCTTCGAGTCCATCCACGCCGGCGACGCCGACCAGAAGCTCCTCGCCTACCAGTACCTCCAGATGCTCCCGAAGATCGCCGAGGGCGACGCCAACAAGCTCTGGATCGTGCCCAGCGAGATCGGCGACGCACTCAAGGGACTCTCCGGCGCCATGGGCAACTTCGGCCCGATGGGCGGCGGTTCGGCCCCCGCGGGTGCCGAGCGCCGCGAACAGCCGCCCATCGACTGA